The sequence TTAGTTTCGGCAGGGATATTTAAAATCGCCGCCACGTCGGGCTTCATGCCCGAACGGATGTAGGTGGTATCAACCGGTTCGGAAAGTTTATTGGAATCGACCCCTGCAAAATTGCAGATTTCGCGGCTCCATTTCAGCCTGATGATATCGAACAAGCCATTGCCCGATGCCACACTGTAATCAACCTCAAAAATACCGAACACCTTATGCCAGATATATTCTTTTATCGAGATAAACTTATGCGCGCTGTTAAATAATTCCGGTTGGTTATCTTTTAGCCAGATCAGCTTGCACAGCGGCGACATGGGGTGTATGGGTGTGCCCGATGTACGATAAATATGCTCGCCCCCAACCGAATCGCGAATGCTTTGCGCGATGTGTTCGGCACGGGTATCGGCCCAGGTCATCATTGGGGCAAGGGCGTTGCCATCAGCATCCACAGGGATAAGGCTATGCATCACACAGCTAAAACTGATGCCTTCGGGCGATGATCGTAACTGACCAACTACATCGGCCACACATTTAATAAAAGCCTGGTATATCTGCTCCGGGTCTTGCTCGCTATGGCCGGCATGCGGCTGTTGGATGGGATAATGTTGTTTAACCGTAGCTAAAACGTTGCCGCCGGTACCCATAGCCACAGCTTTGGTGCTGCCGGTGCCGATATCTATCCCAAGTATGTATGATGGCATTAGTGGAGGTTTATTGGTTTGCTGAAAGGGGCTGCCTTATCGGAAATAAAGCTAACCTAATTTTTTAAGGTTTTAAACCCATTGTGGTGTGTTGTGGAAAAGGCCCTATCCTGTTCTGCATGGATCGGTTTTGCAGGCGGCTTTTTGTAGGGATGATTTAGGGTGGAAGGCGTAGTTTACAATATGCGAAAATCCCCTATTGAAAATAAACTACCAGGCGAGTGTAACGTTTTGGTTATCATTTTCGTCAATGCATTCAAATTATCCGGCGGCATTGCACTGCTCCCGGGTTATTGATACAATTAATAATTTATTTAATCAAAAACGGCGGGATGCCGTCTTATTTCTTAAACACAATGAAAAACAAATTTTTAACCTTAACCGCAATCGTAGCTGTTTTATTTTCGGCTTGTACTAAAGATGTCATCAACACCAAACCCGGCGAGGAAATAACCGGTGGCGATTACCAGTCTTTTGCCAAAGGATCCACCTGGCAATACCAAACATCGGTACACATACCGGGTACCAATAATGGCACCGAGGTAGAGAACAGCACCATCACCATGACCGATGGCCTGTATTACATGGACAACAAGACCTTTCACCTGGCCAAATCAACTACCGGCACCGAAACCGAGAACGCCTTTTTTGGCTATAACGAGCATGTGTACAGCATCCGCCAGGTTGATGAAACCGTTGGCAACGGCGAAAGCTTTACGCTGCCCTACTTAAATGCCGGCCTTGATGCCGGCGCCACCTGGACAACCACCGCCAGCATACCCGGCACCGCCGCGCAGGTACAGATAAAAACCACTATGGTTGAAAAAGGAATCAGCAAAACCATCCTTGGTAAAACCTATACCAATGTGATACATACCTGGGCCGAGATCCAATACAAGATCAATAACGCGTACCAAACTACACTGACGTATGATTTTTATATAGCGAAAGGTGTAGGGATGGTCGGCATTTACGCTAAAACACCTGCCGGGCCGTTGTCTGACACGGAGTTGGTGGGATATAGTATAAAATAGGTTTTACCAAATCTAAAAATTTGTCATTGAGTAATAACGTGGCAATCTCGTAGTATGCAGAGGAAAGCGACGAGATTGCCGCGTTGCACCGACAAGCTAAGCCCCATTGGCTACCCATGACATAATCCGCTAAGCAGGAATAAGTTCCATGTTCATTTCAAAGGCAAGTTTTTCTAAGTGTCTCTTTTTCTGTTGGATTAGGATGTTTTGATAAGCATCCATTCACTTTTCGACTAATTCACTCTCTTTAAAAATCAACCGCTAATATTGGGCAGCAAGTTTCCTGGCAGTAGCTTTTATAGCGACTGCCGGGCCTTTGCGTCCCCTGAGGCGCCTGGCAAAGGCACCCCAGCCGATGTATTTGCTGTTGAGCAATCCATGGGCCATTTGTTTGAATATCTGTCCAACGGCAAGCTTACCCTTGTTTTTATTTTTGTTCTTTTTACCGGAGTTGTTTTGTCCGGGTGATAAGCCAAGCCAGTTGTAATCAGTGAAACCAGGAAGTTTGGTGGCATCCCGTCCATTAAAGATCTTTAGTAAATGATCACCCAGGTCATCAACATTTGGTTTATTATGACGGATAGGTTTCCGTTTCCCCGAGCCGGATCCGGGCAGAAGACTTTTGTCTCTATTGATTTTTTGAAGCGTAGCATCTATTTGACGGTCGCATTCAAATATTTGTTCCTGATAAAACTGATAAGCTTTCAACGTTTGATTTAGTGAAAAAAGACCTTGCGGAGTATAGTGGCCCTTTAAAGCTTTACGCAACTCTTCGCATTTGTTTTCCCGTACTTTTGAATGGCATAGGGCAACCAGCTTCTCTGTATCCCGCTCTCCTGCCGAAATAGCTTCGATCAGCGCGATCCCACTTACGCCATGCATCTGGCTTAACACTTCCGTAAGGCGAATATTCATACCAATCAGCGCCTTTTGCATGTGTTGCACATGCATCGCCCCGCTTCGAAGATGATCCTCACGTAAGCGCTGATAGCTGCGCAGTTCCTTAACCTATCCCTCAGACATATAACAGCGATTTAATAAACCATAGCTATGCAACTGCTGTATCCACTGGCAATCCTTAACATCCGTCTTTCTACCGGGCAGTTGTCGTGTCTGGCGACCATCCACCAGCCAAACATCTAAGCCTGCATCTAAAAGGATATCGTAAAGCAGGTACCAGTAAACGCCCATCGCCTCCATCGCTACAGTAGTTACTGGTGCTCAAGCAAGTAATCCTTAAGTAGTTCTAAATCGCTGGTAAAGGTCTCAAACCAGCGTACCGGACTGTCTTCCAATCCAACAAATACCTTGCGCGAACCGATATCTATCCCGGCTGCATGATAATGCATCTTTTCCATTCTGATGATGTATGATATAATAAGCCGTACCTAAAGGAGTATAAAGAAAAGACAGGCTACCCATCGGACAAATACATTAGTATCGTACCATACCCTTAGACTCCTTGTTTCAGAACCATACTCAACAACCGGCAATATGCACTATAACATAGTCGGCCAAACTGCACGGCCCTGCAAAGATAATGTCATTACACCTTTAAAATCCGCGGATTTTATCACTCAACATGATGTGCAGACTCACCCGGTCGTTGCTTCGCTCGACCACCCTCTCTCCGCTGCGCGGAAAGAGGGAAATAGGATTTTCTACATTACATATCCGATACAACTCCTGCCTTCTTTCCGCGCAGCGAAGAGAGGGCCGACCAGCGTAGCGTTGTCGGGGTGAGTCTGCGCCAAAAGCAGAGCAGCTTGGGAGTGCTCGCTACCGCTCACGATGTTGTGGTTGCCCGCTTTTTTGCCCCCCTGTCAACACAATTACCCGTTTGCTGGTTTATAGTATATAGACTTAAACAGCCAGCTATGAAAATCTTCCGTTTAACATCAACCAAACAAATAAAAGTACTGGCCATAGCAGCCATGCTAACCGGCTTGTTCGGCACTAAAAGCTATGCCCAGGTTATCCGCAGTAAGGCCCCCGGCGATACGCTTACCTACATGT comes from Mucilaginibacter mali and encodes:
- a CDS encoding IS110 family transposase codes for the protein MEAMGVYWYLLYDILLDAGLDVWLVDGRQTRQLPGRKTDVKDCQWIQQLHSYGLLNRCYMSEG